Proteins encoded together in one Pithys albifrons albifrons isolate INPA30051 chromosome 29, PitAlb_v1, whole genome shotgun sequence window:
- the GFRA2 gene encoding GDNF family receptor alpha-2 translates to MILANAFCIVLFVDEMLRSLAGAPSPAGQDPRGWRVPVDCVRANELCAGEPSCSSRYRTLRQCLAGRDRNTMLANKECQAALEVLQESPLYDCRCKRGMKKELQCLQIYWSIHLGLTEGEEFYEASPYEPVTSRLSDIFRLASIFSGMDPATTSKSNHCLDAAKACNLNDNCKRLRSGYISTCSRELSATEPCSRRKCHKALRQFFDRVPSEFTFRLLFCSCKDQACAERRRQTIVPSCSYEDKERPNCLDLRSTCRMDHLCRSRLADFHTNCQATFQSLTSCPGDNYQACLGSYAGLIGFDMTPNYIDASTTSITISPWCSCKGSGNMEEECEKFLRDFTENPCLRNAIQAFGNGTDVNLAPKNPPSPITVPPKVEKSPVLPDDVNDSNTMYDTSIITTCTSIQEQGLKPNKSKEQSLCYSETQLTTDMMPDQKTFVDQKGGSSRHRAGWILLLVPILLLGPGL, encoded by the exons ACGAGATGCTGCGCTCTCTGGCCGGTGCCCCGAGCCCGGCGGGGCAGGACCCCCGCGGCTGGAGGGTGCCCGTGGACTGCGTGCGGGCCAACGAGCTGTGCGCGGGCgagcccagctgcagctcccgcTACCGCACCCTGCGGCAGTGCCTGGCCGGGCGCGACAGGAACACCATGCTGGCCAACAAGGAGTGCCaggcagccctggaggtgctgcaggagagCCCCCTCTACGACTGCCGCTGCAAGAGAGGCATGAagaaggagctgcagtgccTTCAGATCTACTGGAGTATACACCTGGGGCTGACCGAAG GAGAAGAATTTTATGAAGCTTCCCCCTATGAGCCGGTCACCTCTCGTCTCTCTGATATATTCAGACTTGCTTCAATTTTCTCAG GAATGGACCCTGCCACCACCTCCAAGAGCAACCACTGCCTGGACGCGGCCAAGGCGTGCAACCTGAACGACAACTGCAAGCGGCTGCGCTCGGGGTACATCTCCACGTGCAGCCGGGAGCTGTCGGCGACCGAGCCCTGCAGCCGCCGCAAGTGCCACAAGGCCCTGCGCCAGTTCTTCGACCGCGTGCCCAGCGAGTTCACCTTCCGCCTGCTCTTCTGCTCCTGCAAGGACCAGGCGTGCGCCGAGCGCCGCCGCCAGACCATCGTGCCCTCCTGCTCCTACGAGGACAAGGAGAGGCCCAACTGCCTCGACCTGCGGAGCACGTGCCGGATGGATCACCTGTGCAG GTCCCGCCTGGCCGATTTCCACACCAACTGCCAGGCCACCTTCCAGTCCCTGaccagctgccctggggacaaCTACCAGGCGTGCCTGGGCTCCTACGCCGGGCTCATCG gctTCGACATGACCCCCAACTACATCGatgccagcaccaccagcatCACCATCTCGCCCTGGTGCTCCTGCAAAGGCAGTGGGAACATGGAGGAGGAGTGTGAGAAGTTCCTCCGGGACTTCACGGAAAATCCCTGTCTCC GAAATGCCATCCAGGCCTTTGGCAACGGGACTGACGTGAACCTGGCCCCCAAAAACCCTCCCTCTCCCATCACGGTGCCTCCCAAGGTGGAGAAGAGCCCGGTCCTGCCGGACGATGTCAACGACAGCAACACCATGTACGACACGAGCATCATCACCACCTGCACCTCCATCCAG GAACAAGGACTGAAGCCAAACAAGTCCAAAGAGCAGAGCCTGTGCTACTCAGAG ACCCAGCTGACCACGGACATGATGCCAGACCAGAAGACGTTTGTGGACCAGAAGGGGGGAAGCAGCCGACACCGGGCGGGCTGGATCCTGCTCCTCgtgcccatcctgctgctggggcCGGGCTTATAG